Proteins from a genomic interval of Caldanaerovirga acetigignens:
- the rplP gene encoding 50S ribosomal protein L16, protein MLMPKRVKYRKQQRGTIKGRATRGTEVTYGEYGLQALEPAWITSSQIEAARIAITRYVKRGGKVWIKIFPDKPVTKKPAETRMGSGKGSPEYWVAVVKPGRILFELAGIPEDVAKEALTLASHKLPIKTKIVKREGIGGDANEG, encoded by the coding sequence ATGTTAATGCCGAAGCGGGTAAAGTACAGGAAGCAGCAGCGCGGCACAATTAAAGGCAGGGCTACCCGTGGGACTGAGGTTACTTACGGAGAGTACGGACTGCAGGCCCTAGAACCGGCATGGATTACGAGCAGCCAGATAGAAGCTGCGAGAATTGCAATAACAAGGTATGTTAAAAGAGGCGGAAAAGTTTGGATAAAGATATTTCCGGACAAACCGGTTACGAAAAAGCCTGCCGAGACCCGTATGGGAAGCGGCAAGGGCTCTCCAGAATATTGGGTTGCGGTGGTAAAGCCGGGACGGATACTTTTTGAGCTGGCAGGAATTCCAGAAGATGTGGCTAAGGAAGCCTTGACACTTGCCTCCCATAAACTTCCGATAAAGACTAAAATCGTTAAACGCGAAGGGATAGGCGGTGATGCA
- the rpsC gene encoding 30S ribosomal protein S3 has protein sequence MGQKVHPHGLRLGIIRDWDSRWYAEKNFADLVLEDFNIRKLIKNKFYTAGISRIEIERAANRVRVTINTAKPGMVIGKGGTGVEELRSELEAMTGKQIAVNVIEIKEPDLEAQLVAENIAAQIERRISYRRAMKQAIARALKAGAKGVKMMVSGRLAGAEIARTEWYREGTIPLQKLRADISYGFAEAHTTYGRIGVKVWIYRGDVLPSKKDEKQAEGGEANVNAEAGKVQEAAARHN, from the coding sequence TTGGGCCAAAAGGTACATCCGCATGGGCTGAGACTTGGAATAATTAGAGATTGGGATTCCCGGTGGTATGCGGAAAAGAACTTTGCCGACCTGGTGCTGGAAGATTTCAATATCCGTAAGCTCATCAAAAATAAATTTTATACAGCGGGAATATCCAGAATCGAAATAGAGAGAGCGGCTAACCGCGTCCGGGTTACAATAAATACAGCGAAGCCAGGTATGGTCATAGGTAAGGGCGGTACCGGCGTGGAAGAGCTCAGAAGTGAGCTAGAAGCAATGACCGGCAAGCAGATAGCGGTGAACGTAATTGAAATAAAGGAGCCAGATCTGGAAGCCCAGTTGGTGGCGGAAAATATAGCAGCTCAAATTGAGCGCCGAATTTCGTATCGCAGAGCCATGAAGCAGGCAATAGCAAGAGCTCTGAAGGCAGGAGCAAAAGGGGTAAAGATGATGGTGAGCGGAAGACTGGCTGGTGCTGAAATAGCGAGGACTGAATGGTATCGCGAAGGTACGATTCCGCTTCAGAAGCTCCGCGCCGATATAAGTTACGGCTTTGCTGAAGCCCATACCACCTACGGGCGAATAGGTGTGAAGGTTTGGATATACAGGGGCGACGTCCTCCCCTCAAAGAAAGACGAAAAACAGGCGGAAGGAGGAGAAGCCAATGTTAATGCCGAAGCGGGTAAAGTACAGGAAGCAGCAGCGCGGCACAATTAA
- the rplV gene encoding 50S ribosomal protein L22: MEARAQARYVRIAPRKVRIVLDLIRGKKVDEALNILQFTPKRASKIVAKLIRSAVANAENNHNMNPDALYIYKCFADQGPTLKRFRARAFGRAAMIRKKTSHITVVLKEKEG; this comes from the coding sequence GTGGAAGCTAGGGCACAGGCGAGATACGTGAGAATAGCGCCGAGAAAAGTAAGGATTGTCTTAGACCTCATAAGGGGCAAGAAAGTGGATGAGGCCTTGAATATCCTGCAGTTTACGCCTAAAAGGGCATCTAAAATTGTGGCAAAGCTAATCCGCTCGGCGGTTGCCAATGCCGAAAACAACCACAACATGAATCCGGATGCGCTTTATATCTACAAGTGCTTTGCAGACCAAGGGCCGACGCTAAAGAGGTTCAGGGCTAGAGCTTTCGGCAGGGCTGCAATGATACGCAAAAAAACCAGCCACATTACGGTGGTATTAAAGGAAAAGGAGGGATAA
- the rpsS gene encoding 30S ribosomal protein S19: MGRSAKKGPFVDPKLLKKIRAMNEKREKKVIKTWSRDSTIVPEMVGHTIAVHDGRKHVPIYITEDMVGHKLGEFAPTRTFRGHGEHTERSTALK, encoded by the coding sequence ATGGGTCGTTCTGCAAAAAAAGGCCCTTTTGTGGACCCTAAACTACTGAAAAAAATAAGGGCGATGAACGAAAAAAGAGAAAAAAAGGTGATTAAGACTTGGTCTCGAGACTCCACGATTGTTCCGGAGATGGTGGGACACACCATAGCGGTTCACGATGGGAGAAAACACGTTCCCATATATATTACGGAAGATATGGTTGGCCATAAACTAGGAGAGTTTGCCCCCACTAGAACGTTTAGGGGTCACGGCGAGCATACGGAAAGGTCGACCGCACTAAAGTAA